In Pseudochaenichthys georgianus chromosome 6, fPseGeo1.2, whole genome shotgun sequence, a single window of DNA contains:
- the LOC139434027 gene encoding myosin-2 heavy chain-like, translating into MTGLTRPQVYCRRMSHKDTGGRVHKTTAGGRVHETTRLLLEDEPTRLLLEDEPTRLLLEDEPTRLKLEDEPTRLQLENESTRLLLEDEPTKLLLEDEPTRILLEDESTRILLEDESTRLLLEDESTRLLLEDEPTRLQLENESTRILLEDEPTRLQLENESTRILLEDEPTRLLLEDEPTRLLLEDEPTRLLLEDEPTRLLLEDEPTRLLLEDEPTRLKLEDESTRLQLENESTRLLLEDEPTKLLLEDEPTRILLEDEPTRILLEDEPTRLLLEDEPTRLLLEDEPTRLLLEDEPTRLKLEDESTRLQLENESTRLLLEDEPTKLLLEDEPTRILLEDEPTRLQLEDESTRILLEDESTRLLLEDEPTRLQLENESTRILLEDEPTRLLLEDEPTRLLLEDEPTRLLLEDEPTRLLLEDEPTRLLLEDEPTRLLLEDEPTRLLLEDEPTRILLEDEPTRLLLEDEPTRLKLEDESTRLLLEDEPTRLLLEDEPTRILLEDEPTRLKLEDESTRLQLENESTRILLENESTRLQLENESTRILLENESTRLQLENESTRLLLEDKSTRLLLEE; encoded by the exons ATGACTGGACTGACGAGACCACAAGTTTACTGCAGGAGAATGAGTCATAAAGATA CTGGAGGACGAGTCCACAAGACTACAGCTGGAGGACGAGTCCACGAAACAACAAGACTACTGTTGGAGGACGAGCCCACAAGACTACTGTTGGAGGACGAGCCCACAAGACTACTGTTGGAGGACGAGCCCACAAGACTAAAGCTGGAGGACGAGCCCACAAGACTACAGCTGGAGAACGAGTCCACAAGACTACTGTTGGAGGACGAGCCCACAAAACTACTGCTGGAGGACGAGCCCACAAGAATACTGCTGGAGGACGAGTCCACAAGAATACTGCTGGAGGACGAGTCCACAAGACTACTGTTGGAGGACGAGTCCACAAGACTACTGTTGGAGGACGAGCCCACAAGACTACAGCTGGAGAACGAGTCCACAAGAATACTGTTGGAGGACGAGCCCACAAGACTACAGCTGGAGAACGAGTCCACAAGAATACTGTTGGAGGACGAGCCCACAAGACTACTGTTGGAGGACGAGCCCACAAGACTACTGTTGGAGGACGAGCCCACAAGACTACTGTTGGAGGACGAGCCCACAAGACTACTGTTGGAGGACGAGCCCACAAGACTACTGTTGGAGGACGAGCCCACAAGACTAAAGCTGGAGGACGAGTCCACAAGACTACAGCTGGAGAACGAGTCCACAAGACTACTGTTGGAGGACGAGCCCACAAAACTACTGCTGGAGGACGAGCCCACAAGAATACTGTTGGAGGACGAGCCCACAAGAATACTGTTGGAGGACGAGCCCACAAGACTACTGTTGGAGGACGAGCCCACAAGACTACTGTTGGAGGACGAGCCCACAAGACTACTGTTGGAGGACGAGCCCACAAGACTAAAGCTGGAGGACGAGTCCACAAGACTACAGCTGGAGAACGAGTCCACAAGACTACTGTTGGAGGACGAGCCCACAAAACTACTGCTGGAGGACGAGCCCACAAGAATACTGTTGGAGGACGAGCCCACAAGACTACAGCTGGAGGACGAGTCCACAAGAATACTGCTGGAGGACGAGTCCACAAGACTACTGTTGGAGGACGAGCCCACAAGACTACAGCTGGAGAACGAGTCCACAAGAATACTGTTGGAGGACGAGCCCACAAGACTACTGTTGGAGGACGAGCCCACAAGACTACTGTTGGAGGACGAGCCCACAAGACTACTGTTGGAGGACGAGCCCACAAGACTACTGTTGGAGGACGAGCCCACAAGACTACTGTTGGAGGACGAGCCCACAAGACTACTGTTGGAGGACGAGCCCACAAGACTACTGTTGGAGGACGAGCCCACAAGAATACTGTTGGAGGACGAGCCCACAAGACTACTGTTGGAGGACGAGCCCACAAGACTAAAGCTGGAGGACGAGTCCACAAGACTACTGTTGGAGGACGAGCCCACAAGACTACTGTTGGAGGACGAGCCCACAAGAATACTGTTGGAGGACGAGCCTACAAGACTAAAGCTGGAGGACGAGTCCACAAGACTACAGCTGGAGAACGAGTCCACAAGAATACTGCTGGAGAACGAGTCCACAAGACTACAGCTGGAGAACGAGTCCACAAGAATACTGCTGGAGAACGAGTCCACAAGACTACAGCTGGAGAACGAGTCCACAAGACTACTGTTGGAGGACAAGTCCACAAGACTACTGTTGGAG gagtga